From a single Micromonas commoda chromosome 5, complete sequence genomic region:
- a CDS encoding predicted protein → MRPGAVETKRVATAREAAAKPAMVFGRNPGGGGGGEGGFDERVRLAAAGATAHSRILLETGKLRPSSAPASRDGRASKMPLRVLPAAERVARAHGHLSAAKECATRKTSTRAQSARKQAFGYSFASSTNAAAGDRTASVIAPFAPRTATLAEKMCGARMNATATRLNAGRGTTSSTTSSKNHSKNHSAHPPRGYWRADVTGAEDPPFNVSARPMSPTVEHAARPATARVNVRGDGAQPAHVFGAKMRSTTGTAFAAVHTHDAAAHGGRVARGDVDIENVPLAASRNGGPPDGDGPPGTKPPTAKITRPKTEYEEKPGKRDPHDVNAAVFEFGGGKRTGANVTGTIRRQKSWEKVWQ, encoded by the coding sequence ATGCGACCGGGCGCGGTCGAGACGAAGcgcgtggcgacggcgcgtgaggcggcggccaagccGGCGATGGTGTTCGGTCGAaatcccggcggcggcggcggcggcgagggcggcttcgacgagcgcgtgcgattggcggcggcgggggcgacggcgcactCGCGGATCCTCCTCGAGACGGGTAAGCTACggccgtcctccgcgccagcctcgcgcgatggacgcgcctCGAAGATGCCCCTCCGGGTGCTTCCGGCtgcggagcgcgtcgcccgcgcgcacgggcatctcagcgccgcgaaggagtgCGCCACACGgaagacgtcgacgcgggcgcagAGCGCGAGGAAGCAGGCGTTCGGGtactcgttcgcgtcgtcgacgaacgccgccgcgggggacaggacggcgtcggtcatcgcgccgttcgcgccgcgcacggcgacgctcgcggagaagatgtgcggcgcgaggatgaacgcgacggcgacgaggttgaacgccgggcgggggacgacgagttcgacgacgagttccAAAAATCATTCCAAAAATCATTCGGCGCATCCCCCGCGGGGTTACTGGAGAGCCGACGTCACCGGGGCGGAGGACCCACCGTTCAACGTGAGCGCCCGGCCGATGTCGCCGACGGTGGAACAcgccgcgaggcccgcgacggcgagggtgaacgtccggggcgacggggcgcagcCGGCGCACGTCTTTGGCGCGAAGATGCGTTCGACTACAGGgacggcgttcgcggctGTGCACACGCACgatgcggcggcgcacgggggccgcgtggcgcgcggtgacgtggaCATCGAGAACGTCCCGCTAGCGGCGTCACGTAACGGAGGACCTCCAGACGGAGACGGACCTCCGGGAACCAAACCACCGACGGCGAAGATCACGCGACCAAAGACAGAGTACGAGGAGAAACCCGGTAAGCGCGATCCGCACGacgtcaacgcggcggtgtttGAATTCGGCGGTGGAAAGCGAACCGGCGCCAACGTGACGGGGACGATTCGGAGGCAGAAATCGTGGGAGAAGGTGTGGCAGTGA
- a CDS encoding major facilitator superfamily, protein MPIRFHPRASRAPDPTRARIDQKAPAESFPETEIGGAGLGGWRTMWDSVVRRPLHLLKTAPRELWLVYVLKALDSYGYFALSEVFTMLLSDEFGASDTVAGAVYGGWGTAITLYGILTGTLIDAMGVRTSLVASYALQTASRLVLVYTRSISLAYTMIFFLQPLASSWGAPVLTIAIKRLVRDADRTVSFGLFYAMMNVAALLSGFAIDALRLGLPRGISSDESSPLASPVRVVVLSTVATSLGALCVSWRFRDLPHRGGGGARETGEGGGAVTWRRDAVENARGVLRNRRFWQFLAMAVFTLNLKQIFRHMDATFPKYAVRAFGCDAPFGSIYAINPAMIILGVPLVAAATPNVRHFDMIFRGGWITAISPFLLAWHQTYGGACAFVFVLSLGEMVWSPRWYDYTMACAPPGKEGIFGALALAPVFAAKLPTGLLGGYLLQTHCPADAGGDCHHSGRGATVGGEVGGEVGGEVGGEVGTRCDGRALWGTIGLVTLTSPVLIAVFHRWLRDSGDGDGETDGETDGGGGGGGGGFVRRAIVGGKTYERLERAEEDGGGTAGD, encoded by the exons ATGCCGATTCGATTCCACCCACGCGCCTCCCGGGCTCCCGATCCAACCCGAGCTCGGATCGATCAAAAAGCACCCGCCGAGTCTTTCCCGGAAACAGAGATCGGTGGTGCGGGCTTGGGGGGGTGGAGGACCATGTGGGACTCCGTCGTGCGTCGCCCCCTGCACCTTCTCAagaccgccccgcgcgagctctGGCTCGTCTACGTCTTAAAGGCTCTGGACAGCTACGGATACTTCGCCCTCAGCGAGGTGTTCACCATGCTCCTCTCCGACGAGTTTGGCGCATCGGACAccgtcgcgggtgccgtGTACGGAGGGTGGGGAACGGCCATCACGCTGTACGGGATACTGACGGGGACGCTCATAGACGCCATGGGGGTACGAACGAGCCTGGTCGCCTCGTACGCGCTGcagacggcgtcgaggctcgTGCTCGTGTACACGAGGAGCATCTCGCTCGCGTACACCATGATCTTTTTTTTGCAACCCCTGGCTTCGTCctggggcgcgccggtgctGACCATCGCCATCAAGCGGCTGGTGCGAGACGCGGACAGGACCGTATCCTTCGGGCTGTTTTACGCCATGatgaacgtcgcggcgctgctctcCGGGTtcgccatcgacgccctGAGGCTCGGCCTGCCGCGGGGAATCTCGAGCGACGAGTCCTCGCCCCTCGCATCccccgtgcgcgtcgtcgttctcaGCACCGTGGCGACGTCCCTCGGCGCCTTGTGCGTGTCGTGGAGGTTCAGGGACCTgccccatcgcggcggcgggggtgcgcgcgagacgggggagggaggaggcgcggtgacgtggcgacgcgacgcggtggagaacGCGAGGGGCGTGCTGAGGAACCGACGCTTCTGGCAGTTTCTCGCCATGGCCGTCTTCACGCTCAACCTCAAGCAGATATTCCGGCACATGGACGCCACGTTCCCCAAGTACGCGGTGCGAGCGTTCGGGTGCGACGCCCCGTTCGGCAGCATATACGCCATAAACCCGGCGATGatcatcctcggcgtcccactcgtcgcggcggctacgCCCAACGTTCGCCATTTTGACATGATCTTCCGCGGCGGTTGGATCACCGCGATTTCGCCTTTTCTCCTCGCGTGGCACCAAAcgtacggcggcgcgtgcgccttCGTGTTCGTACTGAGCCTCGGGGAGATGGTGTGGTCCCCGCGATGGTACGACTACACCATGGCGTGCGCTCCGCCGGGGAAGGAAGGGATATTCGGCGCGTTGGCGCTGGCgcccgtcttcgccgccaagTTACCGACGGGTCTCTTGGGCGGATACCTGCTGCAGACGCACTGCCCGGCCGACGCTGGCGGGGACTGTCACCATTcggggcgaggggcgacggtTGGGGGCGAGGTTGGGGGCGAGGTCGGGGGCGAGGTCGGGGGCGAGGTTGGGACGAGATGCGACGGTCGGGCGCTGTGGGGTACCATCGGCCTCGTCACCCTCACCTCGCCGGTTCTCATAGCCGTCTTCCACCGATGGCTCAGGgacagcggcgacggcgacggggagacGGACGGGGagacggacggcggcggcggcggcggcggcggcggtttcgtCAGGAGGGCGATCGTGGGTGGAAAGACGTACGAGCGGTTGGAGAGGGCGGAGGAAGACGGCGGGGGAACCGCGGGGG Attga
- a CDS encoding predicted protein encodes MDRERRPPFRDDSVRGMHAYDPQASPTEMRRLSGGLAGLYTEPALALDFQAYRPRDVLSFPADKDRTWRLPTELDPVRLMHNAIRAEVTKFEALLFKLGDDKLSRWQIQCIKDWWVGHRDHVVYHHAMEDAVLHPFVRSRVHVPADFQSSHDQLNFLLRAVDRAICNRTFNRASELAPAWHGYRTSLYPLLAEEEAILIPLTRAYFTPEEYGAKIGEILRSAPKLALGSLLHHLQGGKEGAMSFLVRYGYEWMAWYRSVHATRTHYREHAESKLASLLVGAPVVCRHKDDLRIMKTLRPLELNRRLMLAPVASSEVSAMVFSQMATGRWLLDVGWGGRAPEEVEGGEMDGDGGTRRPEGGRVRV; translated from the exons ATGGATCGGGAGCGTCGCCCCCCTTTCCGGGATGACTCCGTCAGGGGCATGCACGCCTACGACCCGCAGGCGAGCCCCACGGAGATGCGCCGGCTCTccggcggcctcgccggACTCTACACCGAGCCCGCTCTGGCGCTTGACTTTCAGGCGtatcgcccgcgcgacgtgctCTCATTTCCCGCCGATAAGGACCGGACCTGGAGGCTGCCCACGGAGCTCGACCCGGTTCGGCTGATGCACAACGccatccgcgccgaggtgacCAAGTTCGAAGCGCTTCTTTTCAAGCTGGGCGACGACAAGCTCAGCAGGTGGCAGATTCAGTGCATCAAG GACTGGTGGGTGGGCCACAGGGACCACGTCGTGTACCACCACGCCATGGAGGACGCGGTGCTCCACCCCTTCGTTCGctcccgcgtccacgtccccgcggaTTTTCAATCGTCGCACGATCAGCTCAACTTTTTACTCCGCGCGGTGGATCGCGCCATCTGCAACAGGACGTTCAACCGAGcctccgagctcgcgccggcgtggCACGGCTACCGCACGTCGCTTTATccgctgctcgcggaggaggaggccatcTTAATTCCCCTGACGCGCGCGTACTTCACCCCGGAGGAGTACGGGGCTAAGATTGGCGAGATTTTGCGATCGGCGCCCAAGCTGGCGCTTGGTTCGCTCCTGCATCACCTGCAGGGGGGCAAGGAGGGCGCCATGAGCTTCCTGGTGCGGTACGGTTACGAGTGGATGGCGTGGTACAGGTCGGTGCACGCCACGCGCACGCACTACAGGGAGCACGCGGAGAGtaagctcgcgtcgctgctcgTGGGCGCCCCCGTGGTGTGCAGACATAAGGACGACTTACGGATCATGAAGACGCTGAGACCGCTGGAGCTGAACCGGCGGCTCAtgctcgcgccggtggcgtcgtcggaggtGAGCGCGATGGTGTTTTCGCAGATGGCGACGGGCCGGTGGCTGCTCGACGTGGGGTGGGGGGGGCGAGCCCCGGAAGAAGTGGAGGGGGGAGAGATGGACGGAGATggagggacgcgtcggccCGAGGGGGGGCGCGTGAGGGTGTAA
- a CDS encoding predicted protein gives MKTSTGLVAVGAYTVGALVAYRVLKSARDADADSVAHWLASGVRKSGTTSFLRQLREAFGVGASADADDANGGTMRRRGDANELEVPFVDGVEDRPAAERAEDASAARGVGAPLSIRTKPRAGANSADAPPIGPRWDGTPVPEDFLCPVGRHIMHDPVVCGCMPTCGATFDRANVSRWIDSANGGTCPNTGRELRRAQLFPNRTLRGLIEEWSETHGVPDDAAAPEDVVKYEDPPLEVGQNAARRRRLIESDDDDDDDDDDEAWEQIENIFREQGPEQFPIARAYQSMNEEDVTESRPGIVARDIRSDLELRGFDISPTFESRVEGLDPVDTRLDGPVADIVFYIDVDDEEFDSGYVSHLYPDVDEWSERDRMILREVIRDMFSRRLVHIREALHEGRCTGGDIVDGNNGGVHSSENSSWIKRAIPWLCVLVNEANLLEEDRINAAYILRECVKGRMTETEKQLSVEAYPDIIRSFVSESGRPSSSRDRTTSFPMDGKTTCLINLEVEFQVLGTARRMLPQVSDLFPSTMTERNASVLQNAMVLILWDLLVEQLPPVTDANTQRLHSEWFGWETPMLAHGICSGLNRVIEDFLKNHDRLEEEHLIIAAEAAENAKCVARMLKELVTAIPEDAAFLTHDDLWVDGMCIDMKELRNNLLELEISSPRARR, from the coding sequence ATGAAGACTTCGACGGGGTtggtcgccgtcggcgcgtaCACCGTGGGTGCACTCGTGGCGTACAGGGTGCTGaagagcgcgcgcgacgccgacgccgactccGTGGCGCATtggctcgcgtcgggcgtcAGAAAGTCCGGCACCACGTCATTTCTGCGTCAGCTCCGAGAGGCGTTCGGGGTGGGCgcctcggcggacgcggacgatgcgAACGGTGGGACGATgcgacgccgaggggacGCAAACGAGCTCGAGGTACCGTTCGTCGATGGAGTCGAGGACCGACCggcggccgagcgcgcggaggatgcgagcgcggcgcggggggtcggGGCGCCGTTGAGCATCCGGACGAAACCGAGGGCTGGTGCCAATTCCGCCGATGCGCCTCCAATTGGACCCCGATGGGACGGGACGCCGGTGCCGGAGGACTTCCTCTGCCCCGTCGGCCGCCACATCATGCACGATCCGGTCGTGTGCGGGTGCATGCCCACGTGCGGCGCCACGTTCGATCGCGCGAACGTGTCGCGATGGATCGACTCGGCGAACGGAGGAACCTGCCCAAACACCGGCAGGGAGCTGCGCAGGGCGCAGCTCTTCCCCAATCGGACTCTGCGTGGTCTCATCGAGGAATGGAGCGAGACTCACGGAGTGCctgacgacgcggcggcgcccgaggacgTGGTCAAGTACGAGGATCCGCCCTTGGAGGTGGGGCagaacgccgcgcggagacggaggctcatcgagagcgacgacgacgacgacgacgacgacgacgacgaagcctGGGAACAAATCGAGAACATTTTCCGAGAACAGGGTCCCGAACAGTTTCCCATCGCGCGGGCGTATCAGAGCATGAACGAAGAGGACGTGACCGAATCTCGTCCCGGTATCGTGGCGCGCGACATACGGAGCGATCTCGAGCTTAGGGGATTCGACATCTCCCCGACTTTCGAGTCTCGCGTGGAAGGTCTCGATCCCGTGGACACTCGTCTAGATGGCCCCGTGGCCGACATCGTCTTTTacatcgacgtcgacgatgaggaATTTGACTCGGGATACGTCTCCCATCTGTACCCGGACGTCGACGAATGGTCCGAACGAGATCGCATGATCCTCCGTGAGGTAATACGCGATATGTTCAGCAGGCGTTTAGTACACATCAGGGAGGCGCTTCACGAGGGTCGATGCACTGGTGGGGATATCGTGGACGGCAACAATGGAGGTGTGCACTCCTCCGAAAACAGCTCATGGATAAAGCGCGCGATACCCTGGCTGTGCGTTTTGGTAAACGAGGCTAACTTGCTCGAGGAAGATAGGATCAACGCCGCTTACATTCTGCGAGAGTGTGTCAAGGGGAGAATGACAGAGACGGAGAAGCAACTGAGCGTGGAGGCGTACCCAGATATCATACGAAGCTTCGTGAGTGAAAGCGGACGACCTTCTTCTTCCCGGGACCGGACAACCTCCTTCCCCATGGACGGCAAAACGACCTGCTTGATCAATCTGGAGGTGGAATTCCAAGTGCTGGGCACGGCTCGTAGGATGCTTCCACAAGTCAGTGATTTGttcccgtcgacgatgactGAACGAAACGCCTCCGTCTTACAGAATGCCATGGTGCTCATTCTCTGGGATCTCCTAGTGGAGCAACTGCcgcccgtcaccgacgcgaaCACCCAGCGGTTACACTCTGAGTGGTTCGGCTGGGAGACTCCGATGTTAGCGCATGGTATCTGCTCGGGCCTGAACCGAGTCATCGAAGATTTCCTGAAGAATCACGACCGGCTCGAAGAGGAACACCTGATAattgccgccgaggctgcggaaAATGCAAAGTGCGTGGCTCGCATGCTGAAGGAGCTGGTGACGGCCatccccgaggacgccgcgttctTGACGCACGATGATCTATGGGTTGACGGGATGTGTATCGACATGAAAGAGCTGAGGAATAACCTATTAGAGCTTGAAATATCAtcaccccgcgcccggcggtaA